The Candidatus Limnocylindrales bacterium nucleotide sequence GGCTGGAAGAAGGTCCCGACCGACCTGTCGATGGGCCCGCCGTATTCCTACGACTGCCGGCGCATCGAGATGCTCGAGGACCGGCTGCTGGCCGAAGGATACCTGCGCCGGCGCAGTACGCCGCCGCCTCCGCCGCCGGTGCCGATGCCACCCGCAGGCAATCCGCCACGACCCGTCGCGCCGCCTCCGCCGCCCGAGCCTCTCGGCCAGGGCGGCCCATGCGAGTACGGCCGTACGCTGGCCGACGCCGTGCGTGCATTCCAGAAGGACCGCAAGGTGCTCGGCGACGGCCAGGTCGGAGCGCTGACGTTTGCGGAGCTCAATCGGCCGGTCGGCGAGATCGTCGACATCCTCGAGCAGGACGTGGAGCGGTGGCGAGACGTGTCGCTGGACCCGTCGGGAACCTACCTGCTCGTGAACATCCCGTTCTTCGAGCTCATCGCCTACGAGCGTGGCCGCGAAGCGCTGCGAATGCCGGTGATCGTGGGGCTGCCGACCTGGCAGACTCCGTTGTTCAGCGACGAGCTCGAGCACATCATCGTCAACCCGGACTGGGGAATTCCCGACACCATCGCCAAGAGCGAGATCTGGCCGCTGCAGAAACGCGATCCGAATTATTTCAAGCGCGAAGGCATTACCGGAGGCGAGGGCGGCCTGCGCCAGAAGCCGGGGCCGCGCAACCCGCTCGGCCGCATCAAGTTCATGATGCCCAACAAGTACAACGTCTACCTCCACGACACGCCGCACAAGAAGGCGTTCAACGCCGCCGTGCGCGCGCTCAGCCACGGCTGCATTCGTCTGAGCCAGCCGATCGAGCTGGCCACGTACCTGCTGCGCGACTCGGAGTGGAGCCCGCGCCGCCTTCAGGCCGCGATCAGCTCCGGCCGCACCCAGCGGATCAACCTGCCGCAGCACATGCCGGTGCACATCATCTACTCCACGTCGCGCGTGAACGAGGACGGCAGAGTCGAGTTGCGGCCGGATGTGTACCGCAAGAACCGGCGGTCGCATCGCCCGCCGCCGCCGGTCGAGCGCATGGGAGAGGAGATCGACGTCGGGCCGTAACGGGCAGTGACGGCGCGGCGCCTCAGCGCCCGGCCTGCGGCAGCGCGAACACGAACAGTGCGCTGCCGCGCGTCCCGCCGTACATCTCCGGCGCGAAGCCCTTCATCCAGCCGCCCCACCCCGTGGGCACCGCAACGTACTGCCTGCCGTCGACCGAATACGTGACGGGGTTGGAGTGGATGCCCGTGCCGGTCTGGAACTGCCAGAGCAGCTTTCCGGTGCGTGCATCGAACGCATCGAATTCCCCGGTGGGCTCGCCGGCGAAGATCAGTCCGCCGGCGGTGGACAGGAGCGAGCTGAGCATGGGATGGCGGCCCTTCCACGCCCACACCTGACGCCCTGTCGCAGGATCGAATGCCTTGATCTGTCCGCCGCGCACCTGCTGCGGTGAAACGATCGCATCGCCGCCCCACCACGAAAGCCCCTCGCGAAACTCGGTGCGCATGCGGCGGAAGGTCCCGCATGCATCGACGGTCGGCGTGTAGAGCAGGCCGGTCTGCGGGCTGTAGGTCGCGTGCGGCCATTCCTTGGCGCCAGCGGGTCCGGGACAGATCTCGACGCCTTCTTCGGTCGGAGACAATGCGACGCGCACGTTGCCCGAACGATCGATGCTGCCCCACGTCGTTTCGCTGAACGGCTGCACGCTGACGAGCGCGCCGTTGGTGCGGTCGAGGATGAACAGGTAGCCGTTCTTGTCGAAGTGGGCCAGCAGCCGGCGCCCGCCGCGATCGAAGAGGATCATCTCGTTGACGCCGTCGTAGTCCCACAGGTCATGAGGCGTGAACTGGTAGTGCCACTTGCGCCGGCCGGTGTCCGGATCCAGGGCGACGACGCTGTTGGTGAAGAGGTTGTCGCCGGGCCGGACGGTGCCGTCGAAGTCCGGCGATGGGTTGGCTGTGCCCCAGTACAGAGTGTTGAGCGCGGGGTCGTAGGTGCCGGTTATCCATGCGGCTCCTCCGCCGCGCTCCCACGAGCCTTCCTGCTGCCAGGTCTCGCTCCCCTCCTCGCCCGGCTTGGGCACGTTGTAGTGACGCCACGCCGGCTGTCCGGTGTCGACGTAGAAGGCGTCGATGTGCCCTCGCACCCCGTACTCGGCGCCCGAGGAGCCGACGATGACCTTGTCGCGCACCACCAGCGGCGCCATCGTCGCGCTCTCGCCGGCTTTCACGTCGACGAACGTCTTCTGCCACACCAACTCGCCGGTGGACGCGTCGAGGGCGAGCAGCTGCCCATTGATGGTCGCCATGAAGACGAGGCCGCGCGCGACAGCGACGCCGCGATTGACGTTGCCGCAGCACAACGGCACGTCCAGCGGGATCGGGTGCCGATAGCGCCAGAACAGCTTCCCGGTGGCCGCATCGAGCGCCCACAGGTACCCATCCCATCCCGACAGATAGAGGACGCCGTCGACGACGATCGGTGCGGCTTCGAGCGAGTAGGTTGCAGGGGCGGCGATCAGGCCCAGCACGCCGGCCTGGAATACCCATGCCGGCTGCAGCCTGCGCACGTTGCCGGTGTTGATCTGGTCGAGCGTGCTGAAGCGCTGGCCGTCGTACGCGCCGTAGTAGGTCAGCCAGTTGTGCGGCTCCTGCCGGGCGCGTTCGAGCCGCTGCGCGCTGACCGCGCGGACCACCGGCGGCGCTGCGCCCTTTTTCGATGCGTCCAGCTCATCGAAGCGCACGCTGGTCTGCGTGATGGGATACTGCGCGGGCACGTGCCGGCATCCCGGCAACGCAACCACCGCCGCAGCAACGACGAGGATGGCAGGCGCCAGCATTCGCGTCACGGCCGCTTCTGTCTCGGGCGATCCAGCCGCGCCTCCTCGTCCACCGTGCCCTTGACGATGACGAGCCCGAGCATGCCACGGCCTGCATGATTGGAAACCGGGCAGCCGAACCAGTACAGCCCCGGCTGATCGAGCTCCAGGGTGGCGCGGCCTCTGGTCTTCGGCGGCAGATCGAGCAGATGCCGCTCGCCCTTGTTCGGCAGGAAAGCCATGTGATGAGCCGTATCCTCGTTCGAGATGTCCAGGTGGATCCGTCCGCCTCGGGGCATCACCACGATGGCAGGCTTCCAGATGTACTCGTTCTCCGGCACCGCGATTGCGGCATGCATGACGCCGTCGGCGCCGACGCGGGCGCGCGTGAGGCCGCCATGCGCGAAGAGCCGCCCCACGATGGCCTCGTTCTGATGATCCACCTCGGGCAGCTCGTTCACGAGCGCCACCATCTCCGGCGTGAGCTGCTTCAGCGCGTTGGGGCGAAGCAGGCGCGCGTACTCACATGCGGCCAGCATCGTGACCGCCACCGCGGTTGATGCGGCACGCAGCCTGCGCGAACCAGCCATCGCTCGATCCTTCGCGCTCAAAGCCGGATCCGTCAAGACGCTTGCGAGGGAATCCTCGAGACGCCTCAGCCGGCGTAACGGATGCGGGCGCCCTCGGTTCGGCGCGCTGACTAATTCCGGCTTGCGAATACATGTATGAATGATACATGTACACCGTGAGCCTGTTCATGCACGCCCTTTCGACGCAGGGAGGACCCGCCGGCACCGGAGAATGGCGACGCGATGGCGTCGGGGACGCCGACGAATCGCCGCCCGAGCACTGCGAGTCAGCACCGCCCGAGCACAGCGAGTCATCGCCGCCCGCGCGCTCCGAGTCATCGCCGCCAGAGCTCCGCGAGTCATCGCCGCCCGAGCGCTCCGAGTCATCGCTCCCCGAGCACGATGGAGTCGCCCTGGCCCCGCTTGCCAACAAGAGCTCTCCATCCAGCGCCGAAGCGGCCAAGGCTGCGAGCCGGCATCTGCGCGCGCACCTGGCCGAGGCGCTCGTCGATGCTTCGCCGAAGATGGAAGAGGATGAGGTGCAGGTGCTGAAGTTCCACGGCGCCTACCAGCAGGACGACCGCGACTGGCGCGAAGCCGCCAAGTCCACCGGCGGCGAGCGTGCCTACAGCTTCATGGTCCGCGTCAAGGTGCCCGGCGGCATGCTGAGCGCCGCCCAGTACCTGGCAATGGACCGACTCGCCGACGAGGTGGTGAGGGGACGCAGCCTGCGCGTGACGACGCGGCAGAACTTCCAGCTCCACGGCGTGCTCAAGACCGATCTCGTGCGGACCATCCGTGTGGTGAACGAGTGTCTTCTGACGACGCTGTCGGGCTGCGGCGACGTCGAGCGCAACATCGTCGCTCCGCCCGCGCCGCTGGCGGATGCTGCGCACGCATCGCTGCGCGCGCTGGCGGGCGAGCTGACGGCCGCGCTGGCTCCGTCCACCAACGCCTATCACGAGATCTGGCTGGGAGCGCAGAAGGTGGATTCGAGCGAGGAGCCCGCCGACCCTCTCTACGGCGAGACCTACCTGCCGCGAAAGTTCAAGACCGGCCTCGCGCTCCCCGACGACGACGCCGTCGAGGTCCTGGACCAGGACTGCGCGCTCATCGGGCTCGTCGCGCGCGATCGGCTCTACGGCTTCAACATCGCGCTCGGCGGCGGAGGAGGGCTGACGCATCGCAAGCCCGACAGCTACGCGCGCCTTGCCACGCCGCTCGGTTCCATCGATGCCGAGCACGTCGTGGAGGCGGTTCGCATCGTGGCCGGTATCTTTCGCGATTTCGGAGATCGCACCGACCGCAAGCACGCACGCCTCAAGCACGTCGTCGAGGAGCGCGGCATCGACGCCGTGCGCGCGGAGTTCTGCCGTCGCGCCGCCTTTCCGCTGCGGCCGTGGGTGAAGCTCCCGCCGCTTCAGCGCAAGCTCTGGCTGGGGCGGCACGAACAGGGCGACGGGCGTGTCTTCATCGGTGTGGCGCTTTCGGCGGGCCGCATCGCCGACACACCGGCGCTGCGGCTCAAGACCGCGCTGGCCGCTGCCGTTCGCGCGGTCATGCCCAACATCGTGCTGACACCGCAGCAGAACATCCTGTTCACCGACATGACGCCGCAGGACGCCGACCGGCTCGAGTCGGTCCTGCATGCCTATCGCATCGAAACCGGCGCCGGCCTGACCCCGCTGCGGCAGCAGGCGCTGGCATGCCCGGCGCTGCCCACGTGCGGTCTGGCGCTGGCCGAGGCCGAGCGCGTGGCCCCCGACGTCCTCGACGAGCTCGAGCGCGAGCTGATGCGGCTGGGACGCGCGCGCGCGCCGCTCGACCTGCGCATCACCGGCTGCGCCAACGGCTGCGTGCGCACCTACAACGCCGAGATCGGCCTGGTCGGC carries:
- a CDS encoding L,D-transpeptidase family protein, which gives rise to MDILRTLLLILAIGVLACVGGPASAQPWPPSSIPEPEPDMVPWGPRDRDAYRERDEYAERRASGAAAQLWLLEQALDRYREIERRGGWKKVPTDLSMGPPYSYDCRRIEMLEDRLLAEGYLRRRSTPPPPPPVPMPPAGNPPRPVAPPPPPEPLGQGGPCEYGRTLADAVRAFQKDRKVLGDGQVGALTFAELNRPVGEIVDILEQDVERWRDVSLDPSGTYLLVNIPFFELIAYERGREALRMPVIVGLPTWQTPLFSDELEHIIVNPDWGIPDTIAKSEIWPLQKRDPNYFKREGITGGEGGLRQKPGPRNPLGRIKFMMPNKYNVYLHDTPHKKAFNAAVRALSHGCIRLSQPIELATYLLRDSEWSPRRLQAAISSGRTQRINLPQHMPVHIIYSTSRVNEDGRVELRPDVYRKNRRSHRPPPPVERMGEEIDVGP
- a CDS encoding PQQ-dependent dehydrogenase, methanol/ethanol family → MLAPAILVVAAAVVALPGCRHVPAQYPITQTSVRFDELDASKKGAAPPVVRAVSAQRLERARQEPHNWLTYYGAYDGQRFSTLDQINTGNVRRLQPAWVFQAGVLGLIAAPATYSLEAAPIVVDGVLYLSGWDGYLWALDAATGKLFWRYRHPIPLDVPLCCGNVNRGVAVARGLVFMATINGQLLALDASTGELVWQKTFVDVKAGESATMAPLVVRDKVIVGSSGAEYGVRGHIDAFYVDTGQPAWRHYNVPKPGEEGSETWQQEGSWERGGGAAWITGTYDPALNTLYWGTANPSPDFDGTVRPGDNLFTNSVVALDPDTGRRKWHYQFTPHDLWDYDGVNEMILFDRGGRRLLAHFDKNGYLFILDRTNGALVSVQPFSETTWGSIDRSGNVRVALSPTEEGVEICPGPAGAKEWPHATYSPQTGLLYTPTVDACGTFRRMRTEFREGLSWWGGDAIVSPQQVRGGQIKAFDPATGRQVWAWKGRHPMLSSLLSTAGGLIFAGEPTGEFDAFDARTGKLLWQFQTGTGIHSNPVTYSVDGRQYVAVPTGWGGWMKGFAPEMYGGTRGSALFVFALPQAGR
- a CDS encoding MSMEG_3727 family PQQ-associated protein produces the protein MAGSRRLRAASTAVAVTMLAACEYARLLRPNALKQLTPEMVALVNELPEVDHQNEAIVGRLFAHGGLTRARVGADGVMHAAIAVPENEYIWKPAIVVMPRGGRIHLDISNEDTAHHMAFLPNKGERHLLDLPPKTRGRATLELDQPGLYWFGCPVSNHAGRGMLGLVIVKGTVDEEARLDRPRQKRP
- a CDS encoding NADPH-dependent assimilatory sulfite reductase hemoprotein subunit; amino-acid sequence: MSLFMHALSTQGGPAGTGEWRRDGVGDADESPPEHCESAPPEHSESSPPARSESSPPELRESSPPERSESSLPEHDGVALAPLANKSSPSSAEAAKAASRHLRAHLAEALVDASPKMEEDEVQVLKFHGAYQQDDRDWREAAKSTGGERAYSFMVRVKVPGGMLSAAQYLAMDRLADEVVRGRSLRVTTRQNFQLHGVLKTDLVRTIRVVNECLLTTLSGCGDVERNIVAPPAPLADAAHASLRALAGELTAALAPSTNAYHEIWLGAQKVDSSEEPADPLYGETYLPRKFKTGLALPDDDAVEVLDQDCALIGLVARDRLYGFNIALGGGGGLTHRKPDSYARLATPLGSIDAEHVVEAVRIVAGIFRDFGDRTDRKHARLKHVVEERGIDAVRAEFCRRAAFPLRPWVKLPPLQRKLWLGRHEQGDGRVFIGVALSAGRIADTPALRLKTALAAAVRAVMPNIVLTPQQNILFTDMTPQDADRLESVLHAYRIETGAGLTPLRQQALACPALPTCGLALAEAERVAPDVLDELERELMRLGRARAPLDLRITGCANGCVRTYNAEIGLVGRKPGHYDIYVGGGPEHLAEIYAEVVSQEAVVLWLRPLLECWASESLQDEGLGSFYRRRFGSSRRADLCTGAKDDPAWKRVAASSRDEPVMAAHSR